ACCAGAAACTGGAAATATGTGTAaaagcttttaaaaaataattgaaatatttttCAACAGAAACACATAATTAAAAACGATCTCTGATAACAAGAAATTATACCTGCCTTTCACCTTGTATTTGAATGAGTTAACTTAATTTTACTTAAATTGTACCGATTGTCAACTGgaacaaaataaatttatattttatatatatttaaattgatACTTGTATTAGAATCTCGAAATTCATTTCGAATTAGACGAGCCTCCTCATCAGTCAGAAATTAAGTATTGGAAGAGGTTAAGAAAAGACTGACTTACTTAGAACCCGGAAGCTAATATTGCTTGGGAAAAAAAAGCTAAGGTCGTTGACGCGGTGGTGAGAAGGCTGACTGTGGAGGCTATGCTGCTGGTGTTGGGATGGGGagcgggggatgggggggtgcaaGGGGAGTAGAtttggttggggatgggggggggggggagctggaagtgAGGGGCGAGAGGCAGATTGTACACAGCCCGTCAATCTAACCAGATAACGGACATCCCGCCCCCCATCGCCACCATTGGGTGATCGCTCTTCAGGTCTTTCCACCCAGTCCGATTGAAGAGGGAACGCGAGCCTCTTATACGCTCTGGAGTGGTGTCCGTcagaaacacccaccaccctgtacgCTAGCAATTTAGGTTGAACCAGGAGCGAATGCGTCTAGGGCTGGCTCCAGCTGTCTAAACAGTCGACGTAGGAGGAGGGCAGGCTCGGACATGGAGAGAAACAGCATTGACCCGCCTGAGAGTTATCGGTGATCTTTGCAACCCGTGAGGCCTTAACATTTTCATCTTTCTTTTCTCTTTTGACATATATATGTGtttgtacgtgtgtatgtgtgcatatgttATCATCCCTACATGCATACATATATGTAGCAAGAAAATCCGGTGATTTACCAAGCCAAAGAGAGAGAAAATTATAATCGTTAATGGACTGAATGAACAACGCGTATAGATGTATAGCCAAAGAGGTATATGCCATGAACCCGGAGATTACAATGGACAACATTGGGAATTTGCCTGGTGGAATAAGCCATGAACATTCCGCGGGCGATCTCATGAACAGCCAGCAGCGGCAGGCGGTTTCAGCGGCTCATCGGGAACTGACGACCAGATCTGCAATGGTATCCAGTATGGCTTCCATcctggatggggcaggggattaCCGCCCGGAGCTCTCCATCCCGCTGCACCCGGCCATGAGCATGTCCTGCGAGTCTCCACCTGGCATGGGCATGAGTAACACCTATACCACACTCACGCCACTCCAGCCCCTGCCTCCCATATCCACCGTCTCGGATAAGTTCCACCACCCTCACcaccctcaccaccaccaccaccaccatcaccaccatcaccaccagcgACTCGCCGGCAACGTGAGCGGGAGTTTCACCCTGATGCGGGATGAAAGGGGGTTGCCTGCCGCCATGAACAATCTCTACAGCCCGTACCACAAGGAAATGCCCGGGATGACTCAGAACCTCTCTCCTCTGTCCAGCAACCCTCTCGGAAATGGCCTGGCTTCAATCCACAACAGCCACCAGGGCATCCAGGGCTACGGTCCCAACAGCCACGAGAAGATGCTCAGCCCAAACTTCGAATCTCACCCGGCCATGCTGGTCAGAGGGGACCAGCACTTGCCCCGGTGTCTCGGCGCCCCTTCGGCGGGCATGATGCCACATCTCAACGGCATgcatcaccatcaccaccacgaTCACCCAAGTCACCATCAGTCTCACGGGCCAGTGTTGGCTTCGAGCCGCGACCGTCCTCCGTCCTCCTCCGACGTACAGACCACCAGCTCGGGCCAGCTGGAAGAAATTAATACCAAAGAAGTAGCACAAAGGATCACAGCGGAACTCAAACGCTACAGCATTCCGCAGGCGATCTTCGCTCAGAGGGTGCTGTGCCGTTCACAGGGAACCCTCTCTGACCTTTTAAGAAACCCCAAGCCTTGGAGTAAACTTAAATCGGGACGGGAGACCTTCAGGCGGATGTGGAAGTGGTTACAGGAGCCCGAGTTCCAGAGAATGTCAGCCTTAAGGCTCGCAGGTAAACCGGGGTTGATGCATGTACTTTGAGATTGAATAGTGAGATTTGGTGAGAAATTACAAAAAAAACCCGGTGTTAATGGACCCCCAAAAAATGCCGTTGTTGTTGGATCCATGCTGTGTTTCATCGACAAGGGGCTCCcgtctttctttgtgattgcaggcGACCGTATCAGTATTGCAGGAACACCCatacattttttgttgttgtccttTTTGTTTCTCCACTACAACCAGCGCACGGTTTATCCTTGGTCTGGAGCTCGCATAATAGCTCCGTGATGAGACAATTCAATATTCCCTTAACGAAACGACACACCCACAATAGTAACGTGGTCGGGCATCAACATCTGATTACCATTCAATTAATGCTGCGttcaaatgctttttttttttcgcTTGATGGACACCAAACAAATTCGCAGTTTCACTCTCCAAATCCCTGCCTTTATGTCCACATATCAGGACCAGAATTACTCGCGCTTCCTTTGTAATACGACAACCTTTATTCCTTCCCGCATGGATTAAAATTCGTAGGGACTAAAATCTACTTTTGTTTGCCCTAGCCTACTGCCAGTTTAAAATTGGTCACAAGCAATCAGACTGATTTCTGCGAAATCTGCGGCACTCGGCTGGTTCTCAAAACACGACCGTCCCTTTTTCCGAAACCTAATTGgggtttttattttgtttagtcAGGGTTGTGCTACTTTCTGGCGGTGTAGTGTTCAATCTGTAATACGTCTGCAATCAGGAAAGGACTAAAATGTGGGCTCCCGTTTAAGGTGCAAAGGCACTGAGCGCTTTTTCATGCATTTAAACAAATAGGCGCAGCACTGTACGTAAAGGGACGTTTTGTTGTGGAGAATCCCAGCGATTCGGCACAGGGTGGACGAGGTGGAATTGCTATTCCGCCCTCTGGCGGCCACTCAGTCCGAGCTAATTCCTATTGTGCAGCTTATTTTGCTGCGATTGGGAACCATTTAAGATGATAtaattacattttacattttgaaaGTCATTTGTTGCATCGATCTGCAATCTTCTTTGATATCTTCTGCATGCAATGCCGAGGTATTTATATTTCAAAATAATTGAAACTAATTGGTGATTACTTTGAGAGAGCTTCTTGCAGTGAATTAATTTTACTTTGGCATAGATATATGCAGAAAAACTTTGTATCCTCCAAATGTACATGTTTAGATAAATAGACCGCCAAGACTGATAATTTAACCTTCGCAATTCAAAAGGACAATGGAAGCAACACCTGTCACAATGCTAGGATGGATTCATATATCTATTTCACTACCTGAGGTCATCTTAATAACTGAGGATTTCGAAAAGcgtttttatattattggccattaGTGATACATGGATATATTTTAACGACTTATCAGTGTGGGACAGAGAATAATACATCACGACGGTGCAGGATATTTTTACATTGTTAACAGGGAAATATAAACTTGTATTACGTCCATTTTAGGTGATATCTTAATACAATTTCTTATGTACAATGTTTGTTTTCATCGTTGCTGTCACTATCCGCTTAAATAAAGCGGGTGGAGTAAATCAAGGTCACTGGCGTAATTGTTGTAATGACTTTTCCTTTAAAACTTGGCTTTTCTCTGCGTTTAAAAGGGGGGGGAAGTGCACCCCCGTGTACTGAGCCTAAAAGACGCTCTGCGCGTCGTACATGCCAAAATTATTCAATTTTTACTAGCATTCTTCTCTTTTAAACGACGTTTATGCTTTCACTTTACACACAACTTCAGAATTGATTAAGATCCACAGTTTAAAAATCTACAAGCAATTGGACGCATTTCCATTTTGGGGCTTGTAAAATACGGAAACAAGTTATTATTCAAAATCACATAAGGGATTTATGTTGAATCATGTTGAAGTATTTGAGATTACAAGTTGCCAAATTAGCGGGTTTAATATTatccagaatttaaaaaaaattcaatcgaTATGGTTGATGAGCAGAAAAGGCCTTTCTGAAACGCTCTACAGCCATTAGCTTTACAATTCAGCTGCGCTTCTGACCTGAAAGAGGTGGAAGAGACATTTTAAAAACTGCCTTGAAATAGCAAACTCGGTCTGATCGTCGATTTGCTTGTCTGGCTATATATAAAAGATGGCCAGAACTGCATCTTCGGAATTATATGACTGCCAACAAATATGGAGCACAATCAAAGCCTCAGAGCTAAGCCACAAACAAAAATAACGGCATGTTTTGCATTTGCATTGAgagcatttatttttatttgtggtTGCACCCGTGACTTTCAACCTGCCTCCCTCAGGTTCGCGATCAATTCTCATTTGAATAATTGGACTGTTCATTGCACAGCTGATTTAGCGTGTATAAGCACCGTGCAATAAAATGAACAGCCCTGacagtaaaataaacattttacAAAGTATGTTCTCTACTTCTCAACCTATTGTGCGAGGTCGAGCATTACGCCATCGCTGCTGCACAATTAATGAGTTAAGAGGTTCGTCCGATTGCAACAGGATTCAGAAGATATAAATTATTACAATGTCTTTTTAACGCTCGCCAAATATAGACCAGGAGGGGGAAATCAACATTTCATCCAACGTTTGGGATTTATACGAGTCCTCGTGAGAGCGATGTTGGTAAAATATgaagcattttattttttaaacatgaaATGTGTGCAGTGGCTGACTGCTCTTTTATATTTTGCCCAGTGATAAGATATGCTTATCGGCAAGTGCTTTGAAAAGAAGCACAGAGGCCGCAGATATGAATTATTAATGAAAATCTCTGCATGACCGGTTGCATACTGCAACGTCACCCTTGCTTTGGTTTTAAGGAGGAAAAATCTGGGGACTCATTCGCCGCTGGAGCTGGTAGCTTTGTCTACCAGTATCTTCCTCTCGCGATGGCTCCGTAGATGATTCATTTCAGAACACTCATTTAGAGAAAATGCTAAAATCAAAAGGAAATAATGCTAAAGTGTGGGGACATGCAAGCGAGTCTGATTCCTTTAATCCTTCCGTCTCCTCAGTCACTCAGATCAGTTGTAGGTTATTGTTGGTGCAATTGGGAAATTAATAATTGAACCCCTCTCGTTCCTGGTGTTTGCCTCTGGCAGCCCCTTGTGTGAAAGGGTTACACCTTATTAATGTTCACTAATGTAGAAAGATTCCTAGGACTGACTGCAGAAGGAAGGATTGGGTCgtaggtggggtggtggggggggggggggaggaaacatGAAACAGTGGCATTTATTTTTATCACAGCATTTCAATAAATGTGGTTATgtcactttatttttttttaaatctgtgtaTATGGACGTGGATCGATGAGGATAATCTTTAGAAGATTAAAAGGGCATTAATGCTGGCAACAATAACATAAACCTAAGGACCTGGTTAGACATTGATTTGGAATCTGATCCTGCTTATTCCAGTAAGACTGCTCCAGTCTTCCTTCCCGGCACTACCGTTCACATTATCATCCCTTTGTCTCCTGGTATTTTGAGTACCCTGCTCGGTACCATTTTAACGTCCCTTTTATTTGCACAGTTGATGACAACGATAGTCCCTCTCCCACAACGACGTGTCTTTTCAACAGACAGTTTTCCTGTTTTTAGTTATGCatgcattttgtttctttttgcatTCATCCCGAACGTATCAAGGTTAAGTcgtatttattgtcatatgcacaggtaCAATGTAAATCATACACCCAGCCAACCCTCAAAACATaaatttcacatgatgtacaaaCTTACAAACATGAGTGGCGAACGATGTAAAGAAATTCATTAAAACATTAATAAAAGTAAGTTTTCCGGCATTTAATACCCAAATGGCACAGGAGATTGACTATTTTCAAAAATAATCCATGAAGCTTCGTCTTCCTATCTCTCATTAAGGGGCTGTCGATCTTATCAAAAGTCGACAATGAAAATGATATGTGACATAATTTCGCACTTTAACCGAAATTAATTAATTTACGTTTTTATCGATGCCCACTTGTTATAGTCAACAAAACCGACATGAAGAGTGTATACGGCGTTTCAGCCTGAGATCTGAAGGTATGCAGACAGAAAACTGCACGCGTGGTGGTGGCTGCATTTTTGTGTGACATGAATCTAATTAGCGCAGTAAATTGCAATTCAAAGCGATTGGACGTTCAGTGTTTTTAAACTCGCCCGCGCGGCGCTTGTTGAATGCTTCCGCACCATGAAAATTGCATTACAGCGCGTCAATGCAAATTCAAATGTGCTTCAGATGGGAAGGGCTTGTCGGCCTAAAGTTCTTGCATTCGAGCCTTAATTAGGCGCTCTTCTGGGTCGTCGGTATGGGCATGATAAGAAATCAGAAGCATTGTAAGTGATGTGTTCCAGCTAGCATTAGGGAATaaggggagaggtgtgtgtgtggggggttactATGTTAGGGGGGATATCTATGTTACGATCCAGAATCTAGTTACAGTTTCCAAGTGCGGACGCTTACCGCTCATCTTTAACAAATAATGCTGAAATCTTTGGGAGGGTGTGAGTGTATAATTATCTTCACAACTACTACGAAATTCATTGTTCTGCAGGCGATTGCTGCTAGATGCATTTTATGGCAAACAATATTTGAATAATATTTGTTTTATCATCCCACAGAGTTATTACGGACATGGTCGAGGTTGATCATTGTGGTTTACACGTCTATTAGTTAAATTCTTTCTGGATTGTAATTATAGCACACTAATTATTTGTTATGTTACATTTGAAACTGTTTGGTTTAAGGTTTAGGTCTTGCTCCAGATATGTCTGCGATTCGTATTTCACCTGCCGCTCCATTGAACATATTCGGGGgtcggggtggggggtggtgggttggcAGGAGTTTGGCTTGTTATTACCGGACTCAAATCTTTCACATCTTTCCAATGATTTGAAATGCTTGTAAACATTATAAAATGTTTTCCATACGTAATACTATTAATAATTACTTTGCATATTCTTCCTCCTGCCCTATAAGTTACATAAAATAATACAGGTATGATTTAAAGTACAATATACGTGATTGAATTTTTCAATTTATGACAAAATGtgaaaacacaaaacaaattttAGGTACAgagctgatttttttttacaaatattaTTTTCACTGCAATCTTTAGCTGCATTTTGAACGGTGTTTGGCAGCTTTAAG
This region of Rhinoraja longicauda isolate Sanriku21f chromosome 1, sRhiLon1.1, whole genome shotgun sequence genomic DNA includes:
- the onecut2 gene encoding one cut domain family member 2 isoform X1, which translates into the protein MNNAYRCIAKEVYAMNPEITMDNIGNLPGGISHEHSAGDLMNSQQRQAVSAAHRELTTRSAMVSSMASILDGAGDYRPELSIPLHPAMSMSCESPPGMGMSNTYTTLTPLQPLPPISTVSDKFHHPHHPHHHHHHHHHHHHQRLAGNVSGSFTLMRDERGLPAAMNNLYSPYHKEMPGMTQNLSPLSSNPLGNGLASIHNSHQGIQGYGPNSHEKMLSPNFESHPAMLVRGDQHLPRCLGAPSAGMMPHLNGMHHHHHHDHPSHHQSHGPVLASSRDRPPSSSDVQTTSSGQLEEINTKEVAQRITAELKRYSIPQAIFAQRVLCRSQGTLSDLLRNPKPWSKLKSGRETFRRMWKWLQEPEFQRMSALRLAACKRKEQEQNKEKSNTPKKPRLVFTDLQRRTLFAIFKENKRPSKEMQITISQQLGLELSTVSNFFMNARRRSLDKWQDESMSSPGASSSTSSTCTKA
- the onecut2 gene encoding one cut domain family member 2 isoform X2 produces the protein MNNAYRCIAKEVYAMNPEITMDNIGNLPGGISHEHSAGDLMNSQQRQAVSAAHRELTTRSAMVSSMASILDGAGDYRPELSIPLHPAMSMSCESPPGMGMSNTYTTLTPLQPLPPISTVSDKFHHPHHPHHHHHHHHHHHHQRLAGNVSGSFTLMRDERGLPAAMNNLYSPYHKEMPGMTQNLSPLSSNPLGNGLASIHNSHQGIQGYGPNSHEKMLSPNFESHPAMLVRGDQHLPRCLGAPSAGMMPHLNGMHHHHHHDHPSHHQSHGPVLASSRDRPPSSSDVQTTSSGQLEEINTKEVAQRITAELKRYSIPQAIFAQRVLCRSQGTLSDLLRNPKPWSKLKSGRETFRRMWKWLQEPEFQRMSALRLADGYATETEQ